A region of Thermodesulfovibrionia bacterium DNA encodes the following proteins:
- a CDS encoding ParB N-terminal domain-containing protein has translation MDEKILQLNTALEEINAPYRVDFVDPAKIRTLEKNARYMSQAMFQNLVDNIKRDGGLTSLPLCVKEDDCYKVLSGNHRVKASAAAGIEKVMILYIDKPTNHQEEVAIQLSHNAIAGQDDPVILKELWSEIEDIDLKIYSGLDTELLHDLEKMDFLSISESSPDFKQVAFAFLPEEVDQLKELMEDVSLLFSGSENFILSRRHYEEVFNVLVDVKDQFSIVNNPTALVKIFELAREQMGMMK, from the coding sequence ATGGATGAAAAGATTCTCCAACTCAATACCGCACTCGAAGAAATAAATGCACCGTACAGGGTGGATTTTGTTGACCCTGCAAAGATCAGGACGCTTGAGAAGAACGCCCGATACATGTCACAGGCTATGTTTCAGAATCTGGTTGATAATATCAAACGTGATGGAGGGCTCACATCCCTTCCGTTATGCGTCAAAGAGGATGATTGTTATAAGGTCCTGAGCGGCAATCACAGAGTAAAGGCATCAGCTGCCGCCGGTATCGAGAAGGTCATGATCCTTTACATTGATAAGCCGACAAACCACCAGGAAGAGGTCGCTATACAGCTGAGCCATAATGCGATAGCCGGCCAGGACGATCCAGTTATCCTGAAGGAACTTTGGTCAGAGATTGAGGATATTGATCTGAAGATATACTCAGGGTTGGATACGGAGCTGCTGCATGATCTGGAAAAGATGGATTTCTTGAGCATTTCAGAGTCATCCCCGGACTTCAAACAGGTCGCCTTTGCTTTCTTGCCTGAAGAGGTTGATCAGCTGAAGGAGCTGATGGAGGATGTGAGCCTGCTCTTTTCAGGTTCTGAGAATTTCATCTTGTCCCGCCGGCATTATGAAGAGGTTTTTAATGTCCTGGTCGATGTTAAGGATCAGTTCAGTATCGTGAATAATCCGACTGCTTTGGTAAAGATATTTGAGCTTGCGAGGGAGCAGATGGGAATGATGAAGTAG